AAGGAAAGAAGCAGAAGCTAAACCAGAACTGagacaatttcaaaattttcctgCAAGCAGATTGTTCCTGAAGCTCTCACTCGTCTGCCTTTTTGAAAAGTGTATATACATTACCATCACAACTGCTGGTATATATATAGAAGCACTGCATCATGTAAGTAACATGGTTGGTATCATTAATAGAAATGTTAAtcacttttattttacagtGATGATGTTACTTAAGAAGATGTGTAAAGCGACATTTGAAAAGTGCAATAaaagaattgttttttttttattattacatgaTACTATTGTTTAAactacaactcatattatatgagactataactaatatttacaaatcagattATTACTGGGACCAACTTACATCAATACTAATAGAACTCTGCCCAGATTTTTAACCCTCATAAATATTCGAGAAATATCTACTCCTCACTCTTGAGtaagaaaaaagattatctttattcaattttaattaaggaAAGAAATACCCTTACCGTATATTTATGAGGGTTCAAACTGCTCTGCTCTCCACACCCTGACAACTCGGCCCAAGGCCGAGTGGCCAAAAGAATTGTTATTATACACTAGTAATGAAATGTTTTTGTTATCGACGTACGCAGACTTGTATTCAGTTTGTCAAAAATACCCATATTGACTTCCAAGTTCAGTGATTAGCGAGAGCCAACAATATTGCTTCTCTTAGGCAAGGCAAGAGCCAGATAGTGAAACGTGATGATCATAGATTGATGATCACTCCAAGTACAAACAAAATGATAGCAATATTTTTAACAGtagtaaaatattatcttCGAAAATAAGATTAGGATAAACAGTTCAAGGGgcatattcaatttaattgaacTGAACTGAAACGTTATCCGAAATATGAAATCTAAACGTAATCTAATCATTGATATCctcttaagaaaaaaaaagaaaaattctaattttatgaTCATAAATATCTTTTTGTAATTCACGTGTCGCAATCAGACGATGGAAGCAGTTGGAGATACAATTACAATTAGATGTATACGATTGATAATCTAAGTACAGGACGTTGGTAAAATATAGGACTACGGTTGCGGTACAGAATCTCAACTTATTTTACGGGACTACGCATAAAATTCCAAAAGATGATTTTGTCAAAAAGCGCTTTTACCACCCGCAGAAAGTAACCTATAAAAAAGCTGAAGGCGTTGGGTGGTTTCTTCAACCATCAGTCTTCATATCAACCACCGTTCAAGTATCATAACAATAAGCGTATTAAGTAAGCTTTTTGTAATGGCGAAAAAGGAAGCgaaagaagaggaaaaagCTGCTGCGTCTTTAGCGGAACCAAGAACAAACCCATCCGTGGAGGACACAGGGATGGTGAGAAACTCACTCACATTATCACCTCCAAAGCCATCATGGTTCACACCCGGAAGgtaccttttttctttttttgggcgTTAATGGTGGTTTTGAGTTTTCGTGTTTGGTGCTTGTTTGGCTGCTGAGAAAATGTGGGAAGAAAAATTGAGGgaatgagagagaaagaaaacgGGAAGGTTGGTTCCTCGTGACTTTTTGTTTCggtagtttttttttgggtttccGGGGGAATTGGGTTTGTTTCAGTTAAATGAAGTTTAATTTAGTTGAGTTATAAGTGAACAGCAGAAGTGGAATACTTCGCATTCAGTTGAATTCAACTAGAATTTGTTTGAATTCCAATCTAATGATTAGTTGCATTGTGTTATAAGCCAAGTTGTTTACAACCCAAGGCAAGATTGGCCTGATTATTCTAACAATGACCCTTTAAAGGGGGAGACATATACAGTAGCAGCACAATGGCTGTTGCTTCCGTTTTGGGGTATAAGAAGAAGGGTTACATGTTGTGTGACTGTGGAGTCGATTGTGTTGTTGTTTCTAAGTGTTGCTAATTAATTGAGACACTGGGCTAGGACATGAAAGATTCGGTTCTTTCTTGGGGTTTGTAAGTTATAACTGACTTTGCCATTCTTCTCAGGCTTCTAGTTATTTTCTGTTTCATCAACTTGTTGAATTATGTGGATCGAGGAACAATTGCAAGCAATGGTGTGAATGGAAGCCCCAAAAATTGCTCTGCAAATGGTACTTGCACTCCTGGTACCGGAATACAGTAAGATTTACTTGGtattttcatttgaatttgTAGAGTTAATCTGCATTTTATAGTGCATGACTGCCTTATATGTCCTCCTTCAACTAGTCAACTCAAGCTCAGCTATCTGTACATGTGCGCTACATTCGCATGTCTCAGATCTTACTGGaatatgcaatttttttaaccaatGTTTGGTTTACTGCGACTTACAGGGGGGATTTTGACTTAAACAACTTTCAGGATGGTGTTCTGTCATCTGCTTTTATGGTTGGACTTCTTGTGGCTTCTCCAATCTTTGCTTCCTTAGCAAGAAGGTAATGACATTTATAAGGTGCATTGTTGTCAACCCGTATTCCCAAGTGAGAGGCATTGTTGTCATATGTTCTTGTATCTTGATGTGGGCTCTAGTGTAATCATGTAGCGAATCTTAGTCCTAGAGTGAATATAGTTTGCCAGGTTCATAAGAATTGGAATGATAACTTTTTGGGATTTTTTCTCAGCTTTTGAAGTATTTTCCAAATGTTGAATTCTGATTTACTATTACGGTTTTTTGGTTGAATCCTTATATGCTCATGAAACTTTGCAGTGTAAATCCATTTAGACTCATTGGAGTTGGATTAACAGTTTGGACACTTGCTGTAGTTGGCTGTGGTTTTTCATTTAGTTTCTGGATGATTGCAATCTGCCGGATGTAAGCTATTAACGTATccattttcctttcttcttgTTATTACCGAGGAgcagttttaaaatattcactaGATCTTTTATTGATTGTCTTCAGGTTGGTTGGAGTAGGTGAGGCTTCATTTATAAGTCTCGCAGCaccatttattgatgataACGCTCCAGTTGCAAAGGTTTTTTTTCCCCGTGAAATTTACCAATGAAACAGTAGCTGTTTATGTTTAACTTCAGGgggttaattttgaataaaatttaattatggaTGAAGTCATGTAATCTTCATCAAGAACTTCTATTTTagtaacttttttatttttataggaACTTAACAACATTGTATTATTTCATCCATAGTTTTCTGCTAGATGAAGGGCAGATTGCCATTCATCTAAATATGGACTAAGCACAAATGCTTTTCTAGCTCAATTGTTCACTCTTCATAGGGGTGAAAAAAGCACTCTCTTGGGTTATTTCATCATATCTTTCTCTAAAATCAGTCACATAAGATTTTAGATTTTGGACTTTAGAACTAACATGCTGTAGACTTGGTCCTCTGATTACAATGCAAAATGTGCGGAGTTCCCAAGTTTCTAAAACTTTAGAGTTATGATATTGTAGTCAACTACAAATATACGTTGTGAAAATTACTTGTTTACATGAAGAGCCATGGCCAATCCTTAGTTTTCTCTACTTCTGCTCTTGGTGTATGCTCTGGCCTGTTAGATTTTATATTGTTCCCTATACCTGCAACACATGACTTGGAGCAGACTGTAGGAGTGATTGAAGTTTGTTCATGCTTTGCAAAGGAGTATTCTATAGGAGTGAGAGAGAATCCAAACTTCTACTGAAGGGAGtcttctttatattattttacattttcaatttccttttgGTGTGGCAAGTTGAGTTACCCATCTTagtttcaaatttgaagaatataAGCCCATCTTAGAAGTGATGCATTTGGAAGGAGTGAACAAAAAAGTTTCTGTTTAGTGTATCTTTGGATTTCTAATTTCTCTTGTCGATGTGATAAACTAATTCAAGATCTTTCAAAACTTAAGCCCTCTTCAAAATCTTAATGGCTTCTCATTCTGATATAATATCAATTTCTGCATTCATTTTTGACAATCAGAGTGGTCGTTTTCTATTTACTTTCTTCATCTGTATAACCTGTGTCTTATGCCCTGCATTTGCTTCAGAAAACTGCGTGGCTTGGAGTATTTTACATGTGTTTACCCTCTGGTTATGCGATCGGCTATGTTTATGGTGGCTGggtaagttttttatttttcttttctttgttcaaGTATGATTAATACAGTTCTTCTCAAACATTCTAAACAACTTTAGCTTTTCTTACAACTCTCCAGGTGATCATTTTGTAGCATTTTGTATCGTTCATATTTTCTGTTGATCATCATTTGTTCTTGTTGCCCTTTCAGAATGCTTTTTCTTGTCTTTATAAGGATTAAAATACAATCATCTTccccattttttttccttaatagGTTGGTCATTATAACTGGCGCTATGCATTCTGGGGTGAGGCAATACTGATGTTTCCATTTGCTGTCCTAGGTTTTGTAATGAAGCCTTTGCAGCTGAAAGGTGCATGTTTTTTACATTCAGATTTTTCTTGATCTGGCAGGCATCTTCCAGctatttctaaataatttctGGATACAGGTTTTGCTCCTGCAGAATCAAAAAAGGCATTCACAGATATAGAGATAGCTTTTCCAGAAGCCCAAGGTGACACTCATTGCAGTAGTGAAGAATGacagttaaatataatttgcaGATTAGCTTCTTTTATCTCAACTAGAAGCCGTAGGTTTATGATGGGTTGATTAGTTTTTTGATGCCTTACAAATATCTCATTGTAGAAAATTGGTGTACAGTGAAATAGTGTATTTGTTAGTTTTCTGAGTTTATGATGATGCAGATAGGGGAGAACGGGATGACAAAAACCTCAATAAAGATTCAAGATCCAGGTGAGGCTATAAACCTTGAATTGCGTGATTTTTATAGTCTATGATTGCATTTCCAAGTATTTGTTTGTATTGACTTGAGTTTCATGGCAGAAGTTCTACCATGATACAGTATTAAGTGTGGAACTGTCCTTAATCATTGGGTTTTgtagaaagataaaaattcgAAACAACTAACCCAACATCTtcttgttgatctaattgtTGACTTTAATAAGTTTTTGTGATCTGAATTATATAATCACTCCATGTAATTCTAGATTCGATAACATTTGATATATTTGTACTTAGAAAATGTTGATTATATTTTGCTGCATGTTCCAGGTTTAAAGCTACATCGAATAATGTGAATCAGTTCGTAAGATTCTTTAAAGACATGAAAGTGCTTTTGAGGGATAAGGTTTTCGTTGTCAACGTTCTAGGTACTTTTTTTCAGTCTTCTTTTCATAAGATTCTTTAGGTGGCTTATTTTCGCATTCTGTTAT
This window of the Citrus sinensis cultivar Valencia sweet orange chromosome 8, DVS_A1.0, whole genome shotgun sequence genome carries:
- the LOC102620485 gene encoding probable sphingolipid transporter spinster homolog 2; its protein translation is MAKKEAKEEEKAAASLAEPRTNPSVEDTGMVRNSLTLSPPKPSWFTPGRLLVIFCFINLLNYVDRGTIASNGVNGSPKNCSANGTCTPGTGIQGDFDLNNFQDGVLSSAFMVGLLVASPIFASLARSVNPFRLIGVGLTVWTLAVVGCGFSFSFWMIAICRMLVGVGEASFISLAAPFIDDNAPVAKKTAWLGVFYMCLPSGYAIGYVYGGWVGHYNWRYAFWGEAILMFPFAVLGFVMKPLQLKGFAPAESKKAFTDIEIAFPEAQDRGERDDKNLNKDSRSRFKATSNNVNQFVRFFKDMKVLLRDKVFVVNVLGYIAYNFVIGAYSYWGPKAGKNIYNMNNADMIFGGITVVCGVLGTLAGGFVLDFIDSTICNAFKLLSTATFLGAAFCFSAFCLKSMYAFLALFAVGELLVFATQGPVNFICLHCVKPSIRPLSMAISTVSIHIFGDVPSSPLVGVLQDRVNNWRETALILTAILFPAAAIWFIGIFLHSVDKFSEDNEDKVSRIERSKTTPLLEDEKAETTQACAEP